The DNA window GGACTCCGTCGTACGCAAGGTCGCCGACATCGCCAGGAAGACGCCTGGCGTTCAGGATGCGGTGGAATTTGCAGGCTTCAGCGGAGCGACATTCACCAATGCCTCCAATGCGGGCGTCGTGTTCACATCGTTCAAGCCGTTTGCCGAACGCCTAAAGACGGGTGACAATGCCACCAAGATCATCGGATCGCTTTCAAAAAACCTCCGGAGCGTCGATGAAGCTTTCATCATCGCGGTCCCGCCACCACCTGTTCGGGGTATCGGCAATTCCGGCGGCTTCAAAATCCAGATCATGGACCAGAACAATTCCAGCATGACACGCGCGCTCGACGTAGCGCGACGGCTGATGGCGGCGGCTAATCAGACGCCGGGTCTGTCCGGAGTGTTCACGACGTTCTCGGAGTCCACTCCCGAGTTCTATCTCGACATCGACCGTGAGAAGGCCGAGTACCTCAACGTGCCGATCCCGAACATCTTCGACACGCTGTCGACGAACCTCGGCATTTCCTACGTGAACGACTTCAACGCCTTCGGGCGCGTCTACCAGGTGCGCGCGCAGGCCGACAAGCAGTTCAGGATGGAGAAGGACGACATGCTGAATCTCAAGGTCAGGTCCGCCACCGGCGCGCTTGTCCCACTCGGCACACTTGCCGATATCCGCGACACCAGCGGCCCGACCCTCCTCCAGCGCTACAACATGTATGTATCGGTACCGCTGCAGGGCAATGCTGCGCCCGGCGTTTCGACCGGCGACGCCATCAAGAAGATGGAAGCACTCGCCACCAAGATGTTACCGCCGGGCATGACATTCGAATGGACGGATATCGCCTACCAGGAAACGCATACGGGCGGCAGCGCGGTGTGGATCTTCGCGCTGTCGGTTGTCTTCGTCTTCCTAGCACTTGCGGCCCAATATGAGAGCTGGATACTGCCGCTGGCAATCATCCTCATCGTTCCCCTCGCAGTTCTCGGCGCGCTCATCGGCGTCAACCTCCGGGGCATGGACAACAATGTCCTGACACAGATCGGCTTCGTCGTCCTGATCGGCCTGGCGGCCAAGAACGCGATCCTGATCGTTGAGTTCGCCCGCCAAGCGCAGGATGAAGGCAAGACAGCCATTGAGGCCGCGATCGAGGCAAGCCATCTGCGCTTGCGTCCGATCCTCATGACGGCGTTTGCATTCATCTTCGGCGTGCTCCCCCTGGCGGTGGCTGAGGGACCAGGTGCCGAGATGCGCCAGTCGCTCGGCACTGCCGTGTTCAGCGGGATGCTCGGGGTGACCATCTTCGGTCTCCTCCTGACGCCCGTCTTCTATGTGCTGCTCCGTGCGGGCTACAAGCCGCGCAAACATGACGAAGAGGATGACGAGGATCTGCAGCAGGCAGCCGAGTAATCAAAGCGCATGGTTGGCCCGTCGGCTGAGAACGCCGTCGGGCCACCGTTACGCAAGATTCCCGCCATCATCGATCCGCTTGGCCCAGACGGTCGGCCGTTCGGTCTCTTCGAATCGGGCGCGATCCTGCTATACCTGGCTGACAAAAGCGGCCGGTTCATTCCGCAGGATCCCGTTGGCCGCTATCAGACTATCCACTGGCTGATGTTTCAGATGGGTGGTGTCGGGCCAATGTTTGGTCAAGTCGGATTCTTCAATAAGTTTACTGGTAAGGACTATGAGAACAAGCGTCCGCGGGACCGATACATTGCAGAGTCGCGTCGTCTCCTCAATGCGCTCAGTGAGCGGCTTGCCGATCGTCCGTGGATCATGGGCGACCGGTACACGATTGGGACATGGCAACGTTTCCGTGGATTCGAAACTTGATCGGTCTTTATGAGGCGGGCGATTTGGTGTGGATATCAGAGTTTCGTCAGGTGCTGCGAGCATTCGACACCTTCCTCGTGCGCTCAGCCGTTCAAAAAGGAATCAGTGTTCCGCGTCGCGACTAGAGGCACGGAGATGGAGACCGCAACGGCGCGAACGTCAAAGGAAAGCAAGATGCTGCGGGGAGCTCTCACGGAGGATCACGATCGTATAAGCGCCTCTCAGCCATTCCGATAACGGCCGGCTATCGACTCCATGGCGAGAGGTGATTTTCTTTTTTACCGTCACAGATCCAATATTGGAGCCTCCGTCGCTCGCCCGCGTGTACGGGTGAAAGGGGCGTCCATTGAGCGATCGCAGACGGGATGCCGAGATCAACATTTGATGAGTTCCAGCGGGCGATGCATGGAGCCGCCCCAATCTTTCCAAGCGAGGATGCCTATGATTGAAATCACCGCCGATATGAAGGCGATCATCGAGCAGGCAATACTGTCGTTCGTGGCGACAATCAACGAGGACGGGACGCCCAATCTTTCGCCGAAGGCGTCCTTGATGGTCGTGAACGGCGTTCTCTATTTCGCTGATATCGCATCGCCCCAGACGATAGTGAATTTGAAGCGCAATCCCGCCGTCGAAATTAACGTAGTCGACATCTTCCAGAGGCGCGGTTATCGCTTCAAGGGCCGTGCGTTGATACTGCCGCCAGGCGATGACGAGTATTTGATGATCGCCAACTGGGTTCGGGCGACCAACGGACCGGAGTATCCTGTCGATCACGTAGTCAAAATCGAAACTACCTCGATCATCCCGTTGCTGTCTCCAGCCCACGTCTTTGCCCGCCCTCCTCGAAGTCAGGACGAGATCAGGAACACTTACTATCAGAAGTACGCTGTGAAACCCATCGGGGCATAGCTGCAGCTGCGAGGATCCGGGAATTCGATGTGGCTGACGTGGGCCTGGCATTATCTGTGATGGAACCTTGTCCCATCAGTCGACGCCGAGCGTCGTGTTCGAGAAAGTCAGATCGCCTGACATAGTGCTCGCAAAGCTTCAGTGAGGGACAATGACCAAGCACGCATCGCCGACCATGTGGAGGCAATGATGAATGGTGAAATGGCGCGACAGGTCGGTGCCATCTGTTTTCGTCGCGGGAAGGCGCGCTCCATCGAGGTGCTCCTGATTACCACACGCGAAACACAACGCTGGAGCATTCCGAAGGGATGGCCGATCAAGGGGCTCAAGGCCCATGAAGTTGCGGAACGGGAAGCCTGGGAAGAGGCCGGCGTTATAGGCACGGTCAAGAAGAAGCCCTTCGGCTATTATACCTATTTGAAGATTCTCGGCATCGACAAGGTCGTCCCATCCATGGTGCAGGTCCATCTTTTGAAAGTTGAGAAAGGGTTCGGCGAGTTTCCTGAGAGCGGCCAGCGCATATTGGAGTGGCTGGGGCCGGCCTTAGCGCGCCCTATTCCGCCCCTGCTCACCCGCGCGGCAGGCGTTGCGAGGAACGGTTTGAAGGCGGCGGAAACTTTGGCCAGGAACCCCTTACTGAAAGCGCCCGATATTTCGGCGTTGGGGTCGTAGTAGAACGACACCTCAGCGATGTCGTGGTTGAACTCCGATACGGTGATCCACGCGTCTTTCCAGTCGCGAATCCCTGCGCGTCGGCATTCAAGCTGCGGGATTTCGAGCGCCGTCTGGTCAGAACGCGGTGGCGTGCCGGAAATCGCCAGAATGACGAGATGGGTCTGCGTGTCCTTGTGGATCGCCAGCACCATGCAGACGGGGCGGGACTTGCGGCCTTCCGTTTCGCCCTTGTCGCGCTGCCACGCCCAAAGGTACGGATATCGAAGAACCGAACCGTTGGCCGGAATATCAGCCATCGGCTTCCCGCCCTTCCTCGATCAAGCGATCCAACTCTGGCATGA is part of the Rhizobium jaguaris genome and encodes:
- a CDS encoding pyridoxamine 5'-phosphate oxidase family protein yields the protein MIEITADMKAIIEQAILSFVATINEDGTPNLSPKASLMVVNGVLYFADIASPQTIVNLKRNPAVEINVVDIFQRRGYRFKGRALILPPGDDEYLMIANWVRATNGPEYPVDHVVKIETTSIIPLLSPAHVFARPPRSQDEIRNTYYQKYAVKPIGA